The sequence below is a genomic window from Lolium perenne isolate Kyuss_39 chromosome 7, Kyuss_2.0, whole genome shotgun sequence.
CTCAACCGTCTCCCTCTTGTCGCGACACAATGATCGATCGGGGATCGAGACAACGTACGATCCATCTCCACCCGTCCGTCTGAACCACACCATAAAATTAATTGAGACGCATGACGTTACTAATTTGTCGATCGTTCACAATAATGCACAAGGTGATCACATCTTTATGGATTTACTATGCTATAAATATAAGCTATAGGTATACAGTAATTAACAATACATATATGCCCCCGCCTTTCCTACCACGCCGTCCTTTTCCGTTCTGTATTTGTTTCACGTTCGTCATGAAGAGCTAGCTCCGATCTTGGGTCTCCTACTAGGAATTATTCACGTACAATACCTGCCGGCCATGCACGGACGTACGCATGGACGTAGAGATCGATCGATGGATGGAGTTGTTAGTGCTAGTAGTGCGTACGTGCATGCATGCGGCATGACGTGCCACACTAAAACACCGGACAAATATATAATTAATCAACCACTAGACGTTATTCATGGTCAAGTCCGCGTGCAGCGACGACACCGACCGCGCCAGGCTCCACAGGTCcccgtcgccggcgccggagacggacGAGGAGAAGGCGGTGGCGGCGTGCTCGTCGACGAAGAAGGACGGCATGCTGGCGCCGTTGGTCTTTATCGACCCGTCGGAGATAACGTTGAGCTGCTCGTAGGCCGCGAGCCGGTCGAGCGTGTCCCAGTCGCCGCCGCtgcctccgtactcggtcgccgGCGGCGGAAGGAGCCCGGCGCCGGGCACGACGTGCTCGAGAGGCGGGAGCTTCATGTACCTCTCGTAGAGAGTGCTGCCTGCTGCGGTGTTGTTGATCAAGTGATCAAGCGCCGAGCTGGTGGGCGGCTTGGTTTCCTGCTTGCACGCTGTGGACGATGGGCGGCCCATGTAGTGGCTGAGGATGTGGTCGAGGGCGTCGTCGCTGGCGGAGTAGTGCAGCagctggtggtgctgctgctgctgcatctggGTCGCCTTGGCGTGTTCGCTGCCGGAGGTCACCGTCGACGAGCAGTTGCTTGGACTGCGCTCCATGGCCTGCCCGCCGCCCAtcttggcggcggcagcggcgctgGCCTGGCCAGTCTGGTGGCTGGCGACGAggtgcttcttcttgaacaccctgcAGATCACCCACCCGTCCTCCTGCGCCGAcgactggtccccggcaacgccgCGCATCTGCTCATACGCACACACGATAATTCTCATGAGATATGGGCGATAGGTAGGAAGAGCAAAAGTCAGTTGAGTAATCAGCTGCGTGCGACGTGCTTAACTAATCGCATGCAATTATTGTCTCGGTTAGATTAGTCGACAACAAGGTGATGCAAGCATGGTGTTGAAATTTTGGTGCACGAAAAGGCTACAGTACCTGAGCCAGCTCAAAAGGTCACCAATTCTGGATCCATGCACGCATGATGCATGTAGTGTTTGACCTCCAGAAAAGGAAGAGATCGATAATGGAGGTTTGTTTGTCATATGCCAGTGTCTCGGCGTACAAAGGTCCACTGTTGTAGCAATCCCTTGGTAGTAGTACGAGTGTGCGAGACAGTGAGTGTACTATGTACGTACGTACCAGTTGGGGTTGGGTTAGGAGATGGAGCATGTGTGGTGTTTTGGACGATCCTGCTGGTGCAGGACCAGATTCTCCTGCATGCTGCCGATTGGCCTAGCTTGACCCCAAGATCGACACCCGCGTGCGTGCACCTAACCACCACCTCAAAGTACCATCCATCCATCACTGATCACTCACTCatcctagctagctagctgcttaGTTAGCCATTGTTCCTTCACAAGTACTGAACCTACTACCCACTACCTTCACGCCCCCTTTTCCTGACGCCGACCCCTCGATAGGAAATCCCAGCTCCCACTCGCAAATCATGTCATGTGTGTCCCCATTTCCAACCACCACCCCAGCACAATCTTCACTAGCCTTTGTCGTCTACAGTCGCCTGCCACGTGTGTACGTAGATACGCATACGTACTTTGATCGCATGCACCACTATGGCTATCTGCATGCCTATCTCCATCTCtgtcggccggccggccggccagccGCCGTGCATGGAACAATCGCAAAGTACTACGTACGTGTGGGGAGATGAAGATGTTTGTACGTAGTACAGTAATATGTACCATGTTTGTACATACCGGGGATGAGGCGCCGGAGTAGTAGGGGACGTCGCCGGAGCCGCCGGGGTGCCCGGCGGCGGAGACGTCGTCGAGGCGGTACTCGTGCATGATCCAGTCGGACTTGTGGCCGTGCGGCGCGCGGCCCTTGTAGAAGACGAGCGTCTTGCGCATGCCGATGCGGCCTGAGCCGGCGGCGGAGTAGATGGCCTTGTCCCGTCCGGTGGCCTTCCAGAACCCGGCGGCCGTGGCACGGTTGGTACGCGTCCCCGTCGGGTACTTCTTGTCCTTGTGGCTGAACAGGTACCAGTCGTTCTGCGGCCCCGTCCCGATCCTGCACCGCTCTGCAAATCCATGGCCAATTCGATCACCACCAGAGCTAGCTCATGCAAGCTAGTAGCATTgcgcaacaagagagtgtagctaGGAAGGATTCTAGGAGGATGAAGTACGTAACGAACCTTGGATGTCCCATGGCTCGAGCTTGTTGAGGTCGATGTCGGGGATCACGTCCAGGTCGATCGGCAGGGAGGCCACCTTCTTGGCCAGGTAGTAGGTCAGCAGCTCCTCCTCCGTCGGGTGGAACCGGAAGCCCGGCGGAACCACCGACTGCCCGTTCACCGAGATGCTCATGATCCAATCTCAGTCGGTTCACAAGCTCACACTACTTGCGTgcgtgctctctctctctctctctggtcaaAACGATAGAGGATAAGCTAGGTGAGGACACTGTAGTAGCTGAGTGCAATGCTCCACCTAGCTAGGAGCTAGCTGCCATTGATGAAATTGAGAAGGAAGGGAGCAGCTAGCATGGAGGAGGGAATGAAGTTGTTGCTGGTGATGGGGTACAAGGAAACAACTGCAACGAACGGGAGGTGGTTATATATAGGCTACTCATCGATCACGCGCGCCCTGCCCAGCTCCATCtctgctagctagctagctaccaAGTGGGGGATTAGTGAAGTGCCACCAAACCTTGAGAGGGAAACGCCAAGGCGCCCGCGCGCGCGTGGGCCACGAGACGAGACGGCAAGGcggggaggagagagaggaggaagagaggAGAGGCGATTGGGAAGGGTGCGCATAAGAGGGGGCGAGAAAGGAGAGGGGCCAACGTCCGGAGCCATGACACGCGACCTTAAAAATCTCCCGGAAAACCACAGGCGAAACCGAACTGATCCGCTCCGCATCACGGCCTGCCTCTCACCTCACGGGTAAACCATCATCAGGCTTCAGGCAGCACATGCAGAACGGCATGGCCAGCATAACCACCGCAGCAAACATTGCAACAGCAACGGGAACGGTCGATCGATGTGTATGTGCTAGCCGTTTGCTTTTTATGTTCAAGATTGGTACTGTATTTTTAATAATCCGATCGGTGCACAAGGGAAAGGATAGATAGTTTTGGTTGCTTTTCATGTTCAAGCTTGAGAGGTTAATTTAAAGGTGCGCTCAAGGGGAAGGAGAGAGGATATAGATAGTTTTGGTTCAGCAATATTGATTTAGCCAGCCGACGAGGATCTACTGGAGAAGAAATTAAAACAGACACTATGGAACAGCTTTTTGACTTGTTTCCCGAGAAAGATAAAGAAATGTGCATGCAAATGATTCTGCAGCTCAGTTGTAGTGTTCGATCCTGTGCAAATCTGTCTGCTGCTGCTTTTTTCCTTCAAGTGCCAAAAGCCGAGATGGGGACTAGAATAGTTATTAGAAGTAATTGCCAATGGAAATTATTGATGGCATAAGTCGTCATAGGAGAACTACGGGTCTTGACTTTGCATTTCGAGCTATATATTGCTACCTAATTGATTGACCAAAAGTAGTACTACTCTACTTCAAGATTATCGTTTATTTAACTGTAGATATGCATGCCCTCTTGCAACATTGTTTGTTCTACAAGCTGTCTCTGATGGCCAATTTAATATATAGGAGGATATGAGAGAAACTGTTCCTTTGGGGCGTCAATATAACAAGGCCCACTTTATGATGAGAAAAATGAGATACTGAGAGAAGCTATTCTCTTGCGACATCCCTATATCTGAGCAAAATATTTACCAAAGCCCACTTCCGGGAAGCTAGATCATGTTCTGGCATGTGTAGAGTGGGATTTTTCTCTCCTTTGGTCACAATTTGTGCTTTGTAGTGTGATGTGTTGGATCACACACCGTTGTTAGTCGATTCTGGTGAATCGGCGCGTATAATAAggccagtttttttttttgaattgttgtgATTTTGCAAACAAGGGTTTCCCAGAGATGGTAGCTTCCAAATGGGTTATCAAGGAAGTTGGGTGAACCCCCATTTAAAATGGCAATATATGAATCATCATCTTATGCATTTTTTCAGGGGAAGGCTAGAAATACAAGTGGCCAAAGGAAGATTGGGATCCTCCAACCTCATTATCCAAAGATTTTAGTAATAATGGAA
It includes:
- the LOC127311467 gene encoding NAC domain-containing protein 43, which encodes MSISVNGQSVVPPGFRFHPTEEELLTYYLAKKVASLPIDLDVIPDIDLNKLEPWDIQERCRIGTGPQNDWYLFSHKDKKYPTGTRTNRATAAGFWKATGRDKAIYSAAGSGRIGMRKTLVFYKGRAPHGHKSDWIMHEYRLDDVSAAGHPGGSGDVPYYSGASSPMRGVAGDQSSAQEDGWVICRVFKKKHLVASHQTGQASAAAAAKMGGGQAMERSPSNCSSTVTSGSEHAKATQMQQQQHHQLLHYSASDDALDHILSHYMGRPSSTACKQETKPPTSSALDHLINNTAAGSTLYERYMKLPPLEHVVPGAGLLPPPATEYGGSGGDWDTLDRLAAYEQLNVISDGSIKTNGASMPSFFVDEHAATAFSSSVSGAGDGDLWSLARSVSSLHADLTMNNV